From the genome of Mixophyes fleayi isolate aMixFle1 chromosome 2, aMixFle1.hap1, whole genome shotgun sequence, one region includes:
- the SLC5A3 gene encoding sodium/myo-inositol cotransporter — MMRASLEAADIVIVALYFVLVLCFGFFAMWKSNRSTVSGYFLAGRSMTWAAIGASLFVSNIGSEHFIGLSGSGAASGFAVGAWELNALLLLQLLGWVFIPVYIRSGVYTMPEYLSKRYGGHRIQVYFAILSLILYIFTKLSVDLYSGALFIQESLGWNLYLSVILLIGMTALLTVTGGLVAVIYTDTLQAFLMIIGALTLTIISFKEIGGFEEVKRKYMLATPNITSILLNYNFTNTNSCHVSPKPDSLKMLREASDEDIPWPGFLLGQTPASVWYWCADQVIVQRVLAAKNISHAKGATLMAGFLKILPMFLIVIPGMISRIMFVDDIACINPEHCMEVCGSRAGCSNIAYPRLVMKVLPVGLRGLMMAVMIAALMSDLDSIFNSASTIFTLDIYKFIRKSATSRELMLVGRVFVAFMVVISIAWVPIIVEMQGGQMYLYIQEVADYLTPPVAALFLLGIFWKRCNEQGAFYGGMVGFVLGFTRLILAFIYRVPECNLPDDRPSFIKNIHYMYIATALFWITSIITIVVSLLTPPPKKEQIRTTTFWALKYKTIKEKTDKEDSYKAHEKSDTPCTDDNLKQVLPNGKSEDHIKTVQNEDLNLLMIYKDDSNPLSSLSVSEAETPVDSYSNGQAALMGQLPTELDTEDKSKCSKFLDWFCGYKSGTGINRATKEEEEEEDEAACLKMLEEKPAIKRLLNTGLVCVCSVGVFMFIYFSL, encoded by the coding sequence ATGATGAGGGCTTCTTTGGAGGCAGCTGATATCGTCATAGTGGCATTATACTTTGTACTGGTGTTATGCTTCGGATTCTTTGCCATGTGGAAATCGAACAGGAGTACTGTAAGCGGATACTTCCTGGCGGGTCGTTCTATGACCTGGGCGGCTATTGGTGCCTCTCTGTTTGTAAGCAATATTGGTAGCGAACATTTCATTGGCCTATCGGGATCCGGAGCAGCCAGTGGATTCGCAGTGGGGGCTTGGGAATTAAATGCCTTGTTGCTTTTGCAGCTGCTCGGATGGGTCTTCATTCCAGTCTATATACGTTCTGGAGTATATACTATGCCTGAATACTTATCCAAACGTTATGGAGGACATAGAATCCAAGTGTATTTTGCAATACTGTCCTTGATTTTGTACATATTCACCAAACTGTCTGTAGACTTATATTCAGGAGCTCTGTTTATCCAAGAATCTCTAGGATGGAATCTTTATTTGTCCGTCATTTTACTAATTGGGATGACTGCTCTCCTCACCGTCACGGGAGGTTTGGTTGCGGTAATTTATACAGACACTCTCCAGGCCTTTCTCATGATTATCGGGGCTCTGACTTTGACCATAATAAGCTTTAAGGAAATCGGTGGGTTTGAGGAAGTGAAAAGGAAATATATGCTGGCAACGCCCAACATCACATCTATTTTGCTGAATTATAACTTTACCAATACTAACTCATGCCATGTCTCACCCAAGCCGGATTCTCTCAAAATGCTCCGAGAAGCCAGTGATGAAGATATTCCTTGGCCTGGATTTCTCCTGGGTCAAACTCCAGCCTCAGTGTGGTATTGGTGTGCAGACCAAGTCATCGTGCAGAGGGTCTTGGCCGCAAAAAATATATCCCACGCCAAAGGAGCAACTCTCATGGCTGGCTTCTTAAAGATTTTGCCAATGTTTTTAATAGTAATTCCAGGGATGATATCCAGAATCATGTTTGTGGATGACATTGCTTGCATTAACCCCGAGCACTGCATGGAAGTTTGTGGCAGCAGAGCTGGTTGTTCCAATATTGCCTATCCCCGATTAGTCATGAAGGTCCTCCCCGTTGGTTTGCGTGGCCTCATGATGGCTGTAATGATTGCAGCCCTCATGAGTGATCTAGACTCTATATTCAACAGCGCAAGCACCATCTTCACTCTCGACATCTACAAATTTATCCGGAAAAGCGCAACATCTCGAGAGCTCATGCTGGTTGGGAGAGTATTTGTAGCATTCATGGTGGTCATTAGTATTGCCTGGGTTCCAATCATTGTGGAAATGCAAGGAGGCCAAATGTACCTGTACATTCAAGAGGTGGCAGACTACCTAACGCCGCCTGTTGCTGCTTTGTTCTTGCTCGGCATATTTTGGAAGCGCTGCAACGAACAAGGGGCATTTTATGGTGGGATGGTGGGTTTTGTATTGGGGTTCACCCGTCTTATTCTAGCCTTCATCTATCGTGTCCCCGAGTGCAACCTGCCAGATGACAGACCCAGCTTCATTAAAAATATCCACTACATGTACATTGCGACCGCCCTGTTTTGGATCACCAGTATTATTACAATCGTAGTCAGCCTTTTGACGCCACCACCGAAGAAAGAGCAGATCAGGACCACTACTTTCTGGGCACTTAAATACAAGACCATCAAAGAAAAGACGGACAAAGAGGATTCCTATAAAGCACATGAGAAAAGTGACACCCCATGCACGGATGATAACCTGAAACAGGTTCTTCCAAATGGGAAGTCGGAGGATCACATTAAGACTGTCCAAAACGAGGACTTAAATCTTCTAATGATTTACAAAGATGACTCTAACCCGCTGAGCTCATTAAGTGTCTCGGAAGCTGAGACACCGGTGGATTCTTATTCCAATGGACAAGCAGCTCTTATGGGACAGCTTCCTACAGAACTGGATACGGAAGACAAGAGCAAATGCTCAAAGTTCTTAGACTGGTTCTGTGGCTATAAAAGTGGCACCGGTATTAACCGAGCCAccaaggaggaagaggaagaggaggatgaaGCCGCTTGTTTAAAAATGCTGGAAGAGAAACCCGCAATCAAACGACTTCTCAACACTGGACTGGTCTGTGTATGCTCTGTTGGGGTGTTCATGTTCATTTACTTCTCTTTGTAA